The nucleotide window ACCGATCTCGCCGAACGGGCGGGCCGGGCTGATCGCGCCCGGGCCGTCGTGGCCGAGGACGGCCGCGACGTGCGTGCGGACCAGGTCGAGCACCGCGCGGTCGCGGTCGGCTTCGGACAGCGATGCGAACCGGTCGGCGAACTGCCGCTCCGGGATGAGCTCGCCCGCGGTCGCGGCGACCCGGCGGCGGCTCGCCGGGACCAGGCCGCGCAGCAGGGCCGGGACGTCGTCGCGGGCGCTCAGGGCGGCGCGGTCGACGCGGGCCGGGACGACGGCCGGGGCGTCGGTGCCGACGGCGGCGTCCAGGGCGGCGAGGCTTTCGGCGGCGGTCAGCGGGGCGAGGCCCAGCCTGCCGATCCGGCTCAGGTCCTTTTCGGACAGTCCGGCGCTCATGCCGAGCGCGGTGCCGTCGTCGGTCCACAGGCCCCAGGCCAGGGAGGTCGCCGGGAGGCCCTGCGCGCGGCGGTGCTCGGCGAGCGCGTCGAGGAAGGTGTTGCCGGCGGCGTAGTTGGCCTGGCCCACGCCGTCGACCAGGCCGGCCGAGGAGGAGAACAGGACGAACGCGGCCAGGTCGGCGGTCAGGTCGTGCAGGGCCCAGGCGGCGTCGACCTTCGGGGCGAGGACGGTGTCGAGGCGCTCTTCGGTGAGCGAGCCGATCAGGCCGTCGTCGAGCACGCCGGCGGTGTGGACGACGGCGGTGAGCGGTCCCTCGACCTTCTTCAGTGCGGCCGACAGCGACCGCTTCTTCGTGACGTCACAGGCGATGACCTGCACCGTCGCGTTTTCGCTCAGCTCGGCGACCAGGTCCGCCGCACCCGGGGCGTCGAGGCCGCGGCGGCTGAGCAGCACCAGGTGCCGGACGCCGTGTGCGGTGACGAGGTGGCGCGCGACCTGCGCACCGAGGCCGCCGGTGCCGCCGGTGACCAGCACGGTGCCGTCCGGCTCCCAGGCCGGGGCGTCGCCGGCCAGGCGGACGAGCCGCGGGGCCAGCACGCGGTCGCCGTCGACGCGCAGCTCGGGCTCACCGGACGCCAGCGCGATGGCCAGGGTCTGCTCGGTGGTCTCGCCCTCGACCAGGACGATCCGGCCGGGGTGTTCGGCCTGCGCCGAGCGCACCAGCCCGCGCACCACGGAGTCGGCCAGCGTGCCGCGCGTCTGCAGCACGAGCTTGGCCGGGGTGGCCTCGGCGACGAACGACTGGAGGATCTCCAGGACGCGGTGCGCGGTCTGGCGGGCGGCGGCGGGAACCCGGCCACGTTCGCCCGGCACGCGCACGAGCCGCACCTCACCCGGATCCGCGTCCGAGGCCGCGACCGGCGTCCATTCGACGGTGTGCAGCAGGTCCTGGGCCCGCGGACCGAGGTCGGCGCCGCTGACCGGGCGGCTGCGGAACGACTCCACCGACAGCACGGGCGCGCCCGTCGTGTCGATGACGTCGATCGAGACCCCGCCGGTGGCGGGCGAGGTGATCCGCACCCGCACCTCGGCCGCGCCGGAGGCGTGCAGCCGGACGCCGGTCCAGGCGAACGGCAGCCGGATCTCGTCGGCTTCGCGGGCCTCGCCGGGGGCGAAGTCGGTGGCGTGCAGGACGGCGTCGAGCAGCGCCGGGTGGATGCCGAAGGAGTCGTCGCGAGCGGGCAGCGCGACCTCGGCGAACACGACGTCACCGCGCTTCCACGCCGTGCGCAGGCCCCGGAACAGGGGGCCGTAGCCGTAGCCCTGGGCGGCCAGTTCCTCGTACAGCTCGCCCGTGGCGACGACCTCGGCGCCGGACGGCGGCCACTCGGTCAGCGGGGCGGGCTCGCCGGCCGCGGCCTCGGCCAGCACGCCGACGGCGTGGCGGGTCCAGGCGACGTCCTGCTCGGCGCGCGAGTAGAACTCGATCGTGCGGCGGCCGTCCTCGGCCGGGCCGACCACGGCCTGCACCTCGACGCCGGCGCCGTCGGGCACGGACAGCGGCGCCTGCAGGGTCAGCTCGTCGACGCCTTCGCAGCCGGCGCGCTCGGCGGCGTGCAGGGCCATCTCGACGAACGCGGTGCCGGGCAGCAGGGCCGTGCCGGCGATCGCGTGGTCGGCCAGCCACGGGTGCGAGCGCAGGCCGACGCGGCCGGTCAGGACCAGGCCGTCGTGGTCGGCCAGGCCGATCTCGGCGGCCAGCAGCGGGTGGCCGGAGGCGAGCTGGCCGAAGCCTGCCGCGTCGCCGCGGCCGGGCGCGGTGAGCCAGAAGTGCCGGCGCTGGAAGGCGTACGTCGGCAGGTCGACCACGCGGGCCGTGCCGAAGACCGCGGTCCAGCCGACCGGCACGCCCCGGGTGTGCAGCCTGCCGAGCGCGCCGGCGAGCGCCGGGACCTCGGCGTGGCCGCGGCGCTGCGCGGGCACGAAGGCGATGTCCGTGCCGTGCGGGCCGGTGGCGGCCAGCGCGGAGAGGACGGCGTCGGGGCCGACCTCGATCGCGGTGGTGACCCCCGCGGCGGCGAGCGCGGCGACGCCGTCGGCGAACCGGACGGCGCGGCGCACGTGGTAGAGCCAGTAGCCCGGCGAGCACAGCTCCGCGTCCGTGGCGACCCGGCCGGTGACGTTCGAGACGACCGGGATGGACGGTGGGCTGAACTCGACGACCTCCAGGATCTCCCGGAACGCGGCCAGCATCGGCTCCATCAGCGGCGAGTGGAACGCGTGCGACACGCGCAGCTCGCTCGTCTTGCGGCCCTGCATCCGGAACACCGACACGACGGCGTCGACGGCCTCCCGCTCGCCGGAGACCACGACCGAAGCCGGGCCGTTCACGGCGGCGATGCTGACGCCCTCGTCGAGCAGCGGCAGGACTTCGTCCTCGGTCGCGGCGACCGCGACCATCACGCCGCCTTCGGGGAGCGCCTGCATGAGGCGGCCGCGCGCGGCGACGACCAGGCAGGCGTCCTCCAGCGACCACACGCCGGCGATGTGCGCTGCGGCGAGCTCGCCGATCGAGTGCCCGAGCAGCAGGTCCGGCTTGACGCCCCAGGACTCGAGCAGCCGCGCGAGCGCGACCTCGATCGCGAACAGGACGCACTGCGCGTACTGGGTGCCGTTCAGCTCGTCGGCGTCGTCGCCGAACAGGACATCCCGCAGCGGGCGGTCCATCTGCACGTCGAGGTGGTCGATGGCCTCGTCGAAGACCTCCGCGAAGACCGGGTGGGCGAGGTAGAGCTCCCGGCCCATCCCGAGCCGCTGCGCGCCCTGCCCGGTGAACAGCATCGCGAGCTTGCCCGGGGTGCGCGTGCCGGTGACGACCGCGTTGTCCGGCTCGCCCGCGGCGAGCGCGCGCAGGCCGCGAACGGCATCCTCGGTGTGCTCGGCGACGACGACGGCGCGGTGGTCGTGCGCGGCGCGCGTGCCGGCCAGCGAGAAGCCGACCTCGGTCAGGTCGGCCGACTCCACGGTGGCCACGAGCTTGGCCGCCTGCGCGCGCAGGGCCTCCTCGCTGCGGGCGGAGACGACGAGCGGGACGACCGGGAGGGGCTGGGTGGTGCCGGGCTCGTCGGCCGTCGCGGGCGCCTGCTCGATGATGACGTGGGCGTTGGTGCCGCTGACGCCGAACGACGACACCCCGGCCCGGCGCGGCCGCTCGACCTCCGGCCACGCGCGGGCCTCGGTGAGCAGCTCGACCGCGCCCGCGGTCCAGGCGACGTGCGGGGTCGGCGCGTCGACGTGCAGCGTCTTCGGCAGCCGGCCGCGGCGGATCGCCTCGACCATCTTGATCACGCCGGCCACGCCGGCCGCGGCCTGCGTGTGGCCGATGTTGGACTTGATCGAGCCGAGCAGCAGCGGCGTCTCGCGCTCCTGGCCGTAGGCGGCGAGCAGGGCCTGCGCCTCGATCGGGTCGCCCAGCCGGGTGCCGGTGCCGTGCGCCTCGACGGCGTCCACTTCGGACGGCGTGAGCCGGGCGTCGGCGAGCGCGCGGTGGATCACGCGCTGCTGCGACGGGCCGTTGGGGGCGGTGAGGCCGTTGGACGCACCGTCGGAGTTGATCGCGGTGCCGCGGACGACGGCGAGCACGGTGTGCCCGTTGGCGACCGCGTCGGACAGCCGTTCCAGGACCAGGACACCGACGCCTTCGGCGAACCCGGTGCCGTCGGCGGCCGCGGCGAAGGCCTTGCAGCGGCCGTCCTCGGCGAGGCCGCGCTGGCGGCTGAAGGCGGTGAACGTGCCGGGCCCGCCCATGACGGCGACGCCGCCGGCGAGCGCGAGCTGCGTCTCGCCGCGGCGCAGGGCCTGCACGGCGAGGTGGAGGGCGACCAGAGAGCCGGAGCACGCGGTGTCGACGGTCAGCGTCGGGCCTTCGAGGCCGAGCGCGTAGGCGACGCGGCCGGAGACGACGCTGGGCGCGTTACCGGTGAGCAGGTAGCCATCGAGGCCGTCGGGAGCTTCGTGCAGGCGCGGGCCGTACTCCTGCGCCTCGGCGCCGATGAAGACACCGGCGGGCGTGCCGCGCAGCGTCGTCGGGTCGATCTTGGCGCGCTCCAGGGCTTCCCACGCCGTCTCGAGGACCAGGCGCTGCTGCGGGTCCATGGCGGACGCCTCGCGCGGGGCGATGCCGAAGAAGTCCGCGTCGAACTCGCCGGCGTCGGGCAGGAACCCGCCGGAGGTGACGTAGCTGCTGCCCGGGCGGTCGGGGTCCGGGTCGTAGAGGCCGTCGAGGTCCCAGCCGCGGTCGGTGGGGAACCCGGTGATCGTGTGCACTTCCTGCTCGACCAGGCGCCAGAGGTCCTCGGGCGAGGCCGTGCCGCCCGGGTACCGGCAGCCGATGCCGACGATCGCGACCGGCTCGTCGTCTTCGGCCTTGATGTATCCACTGTGGACGATCTCGGCCCCGAACACCGTGGCGTGCAGGAAACGCGCCACGGCGGCCGGGGTCGGGTGGTCGAAGGCCAGGGTGACCGGCAGGTCGAGCCCGGTGGCTTCGGTGAGCCGCGCGTGCAGCTCCACCGCCGCCAGCGAGTCGAACCCGTGGTCGGAGAACGCCTTTTCCGGGTCGAGCACCGCCGGGACGTCCGGGCGCGCCGCCAGCAGCGCACCCCGGGTGGCGTCGTGGACGACGTCGGCCAGGAATGCCGCGCGGTCACCGGCGGGCAGTTCGGTCAGCCGCTCCGCGAACCCGGACGCCCGATTCGATTCGGTCTCAAACTCACGCATTCCGCACTCCACCGCTGTAGCAAGCCAGCACTCATGGTCGTTCTGATCGAATGTAGGTCGGCGCGCACCGCCGCCGGATCCCCTGAAAAGCCTTCTAGGGGCGGGATTCGTGCTCACGCCCGGCTGCCGCTGTTGGCCACCCGCCAGCGCCCCAATGTGGCGTTCGGTGCGTTGGACGCACCGAACGCCACATTGGGTGCGCTGGACGCAACCAACGCCACATTGGGGCGTTGGGGCACGCGCGCCGTCACCAGGCGATGCGCAGGAGGGACGGCCCCCGCACGATCACGCCGTACTCCCACTTGACGCCTTCGCGGCCGTCCGCGAACCGCAGGTCCGGGAACCGCGCGAGGATCGCCTTCAACGCCTCCTGCAGCTCCAGCCGGGCCAGCTGCGCGCCGATGCAGTGGTGCGGGCCGTGCCCGAAGGCCACGTGCGGGTTCGGCTTGCGCGTCAGGTCGATGCGGTCCGGGTCGGCGAAGACCTCCGGGTCGCGGTTGGCCGCGTGCAGGGCAGGCAGCACCGGGTCGCCCGCACGCACCACGACGTCGCCGAAGCGGATGTCCTCGGTCGCGTAGCGGGCGAACATCGCCGCGGTGTTGATCGGCACGTACCGCAGCAGCTCCTCGATCGCCGTCGGCATGATCTCCGGTTCCGCGCGCAGCTGCGCCAGGAGCTCCGGCTGGGTCAGCAACGTGAAGATGAAGCTGGGCAACGCCGTCGACACCGTCTCGACGCCGCCGGTGAGCAAACCCGCGCCGGCGATCGAGATCAGCTCGTTCTCGGTCAGCTTGTCGCCGGCGTCGCGGGCGTAGACCAGCGCGCCGAGCAGGTCGTCGGTCGGCTCCTCGCGGCGCTGGGCCACCAGCCCGGCGACGTAGTCGTCCAGCTGGTCGCCGTAGACGTCGAGCACGTCACCCTTGGCCGTCGCGTCGCTGACCAGCGCCTGGGTCCACTCGCGGAAGATCTTGTGGTCCTCCTGCGGCACGCCGAGCAGGTCGCAGATCACCGTGACCGGCAGCGGCCGCGCCAGCTCCTCGACGAGGTCGGCGCTGTCGCCGTGGGCCTGCATGTCGTCGAGGAGGCGGTTCACCAGGTCCTTGACGCCCTCGCGCATCTGCTCGAGACGGCGGGCGGTGAAGGCCTTCGCAACCAGGCGGCGCAGGCGGGAGTGGTCCGGCGGGTCCATCCCCATGATGCCGTCGCCCATCTGCTGGCGGCGCATCCGCGGCTGGTCGAGGCCCTGCGCGAGCTCCCGGCTGAACCGCGGGTCGGTCGTCACCAGCTTGACGTCGGCGTACTTCGTCGCCAGCCAGGCCGGTTCGCCGAAGGGCATCTGCACCCGGCTCATCGGCTCTTCGCGCTGCAGGACGTGGTACTGCTCGGAAACGGAGATCTCGTGCATGTCGAACGGATACGCACGGACTGTCCGGCGTGAACTCGTCACGACCCGCCCCCAATCGCTCTCATCGGTTGTTCCAGTGCCTCGGTGTCGAAGGCGTGCTGGACGTGGGAAAGCGCCGACATCAACGTCGACGAGGTGATCCGGCCGGCGTGGTGGCGCTCCACCACGCCGTGCAGCGGCAGCGACCCGAGCTCCGACCAGCCGAGCCGGCCCGCCGGGTCGAGGTAGCTGCGCGCCTGCCCGGCGTTGTCCGGGTGCAGGCAGTACGGGACGTCGAGCAGGCCGCGCTTGAACGCGATCACGATCGCGCGGCCCAGGTCGGCGTGGCTGTTCAGCACGGCGTCGACGAGGGCGTGCGCCTCGCGGTAGACCTGGTTGTCGGCGGCCACGACGGCCTTCTCGGTGACCGCGTCCGCGGCCGCGGCGGCGTGTTCCAGCGCCGCGACGTTCTCGGCGACGGTCGGGATCCGGTGCGCCTCGGCGGTGGTCTTGACGATCAGCCGTTCCGACCCGGTCGTCACCGCCAGCTCGGCCGCTTTTCCGAGCAGGGTCCGCGCCCCGCCCGGCGTCCGCGGGAACAGGCCCATGTAGGCGTAGATCACGACGTGCCAGGTCGCCTCGGGCAGCAGCTCGGCGCACAGCCGGCGCAGCGCGGCCACCGCCTCCTGGTCCTGGGCCATGTTCGTCTGCTGCGCGTAGCTCACCGAGATGCTGCGCAAGCCCTTGCGGTAGAAGAACAACGCCTCCAGCACCGACAGCGCCACCAGCTCGCTCGGCGGGCAGAGCTGGCCCATCATGCAGCCGCCGAACGTCTCCAGGTGCGGCCGGCCGCCCGGGTGCTCGGCGGCCAGCAGCAGGTCGCAGCAGCGCGCCCAGTTGCGCACGGACTCGTCGAGCGGCGTGCGGCTGTAGGGCAGGCAGTAGGACACCGGGCCGCCCTCGGTGGCGTGCAGCCCGGCGGCGATCATCGCGCGGAAGATGTCCGCCGGCCGCGCCGAACCGTGGCGGACCTGCACCGGGAAACCCGGGCCTTCGAGCCCGTCGAGCATCCCCCGGGTGACCTCGGGCGGGTGGTTGACGATCGGGTAGCCGTTGAGCGCGATCCCGTTGCCGAGCGCGTGGGCCACGGAAGCGGTGTCGCAGACGCGGGTGTAGCTGTCCAGGGTGACCGTGCCGACCGTCGCGGCGGCCGCGTTCTTCGTCGCGGCCAGTCCCGCGCGCATCACGGCCGGGTCCGCGAACCCCATCCGGGGCTGCACGACGAGCTCGCCCGCGGCGTGCCGTCGCGCGACGAACTCTTCGAAACTCACGCCTCCACCTGCGTGACGCCCGCGGGCAACGTCGCGGCGAACCGGCGGAACGCCCCCGCGCCCTGCTGGTCGTCGAACACCGCGTCGAACCCGGCGAGCAGCAGCTGCGCGGTCTCCTCCGCGGTGAGCGCCCCGCCGACGCCGAGCTTGCCGCCGATCACCACCGGCAGCCCGCGCAGCTCCGGGAGAGCGCGCAGCCGCCGGATCACGCGCAGGCCGTCCTGGTGACCGTGGCCGTTGACGCTGCTCAGCACGAGCATCGCCGGGCGGCGGCTCAGGCACTCCGACTCCAGCAGCTCGTCCGGCACGCAGGCGCCCAGGTTGACGACGTCGAAACCGAGTTCGCCGACGAGCAGCTCCAGGTAGACGAGGTTCCAGGTGTGGGAGTCCGACGCCATGCTGCTGACGATCACCGTCCGCCGCGGCGGCTCGGTGACGATCCCGGCGCCGTAGGCGCGCAGTTCTTCGGTCATGGCGCCACCTCGTAGACACGCTGGTAGTCCAGGCGCGACACGGACAGCGCCGTGCCGCCCCGCACCACGATCTCCACCGGCGTGGGCCTGCCGAGGAAGCTGATCAGGCTCGCGGTGACGCCGTAGGCGCCGACGTTCGGCACGGTGACGACGTCGCCGGACGCCAGCTCGGGCAGCTTCGCGGCCTTGGCCAGCGAGTCGCCGGGCGTGCACAGTGGACCGACGAGGCTGCCGACGACGTCACCGGTCTCCTCGACGCCGACGGCCGCGGGCAGCAGCCTGCCGATCCCGGAAAGCCCGCCGACGACGTTGATCCCGGCGTCGAGCACGACGAACCGGCTGCCGCGGCTGTCCTTGACGTTGACCACGCCGGCCAGCAGCGAACCGCAGCTGCCGGACAGGTAGCGGCCGGACTCGCAGGCCAGCTCGATCCCGCCGTCCCGCCACTCGGGCAGGTGCAGGTCGAGCAGCGTTTCGAGGCCGGCCCGCAGCTTCGGGTAGTCGGTGCGCGGGCCGGGCACCGCGTACGGCGAGGAGAAGCCGCCGCCGATGTCCAGGACCTCCAGGGGCAGGCCGACCTCGTCGCGCAGCCGCGCGGCCGAGGTGAGCACGAACTCGTACTCGCCGAGCAGGGCATCCTCGTCCTGGGCGTTGCTCATGGTGAAGAAGTGCGCGCCGACGACCCGGGTGCCCGGCACCGCCTTGAGCGCGGGCATCAGGTCGGGCAGCGTCTCGGCGTCGATGCCGAACTGCGACGGGCGGCCCATCATCCGGATGCCGGTGCCGCCGCTGCTCGCGGTGGTGTTGACGCGCAGCAGCGCGGACGCGGTCACGCCCTGGTGCTCCGCCGCCGCGCCGACGTGCTGCAGGTCGGTCAGCGACTCGACGGAGAACAGCCGGACCCCGGCGGCGAGCGCGTGCTCCAGCTCGGTGTCCGTCTTGCCGGGTCCGGTGTAGAGGATGCCGGCCGGGTCGAACCCGGCTTCCAGGGCGTTCACCAGCTCCCCGGTGGAGCTGATCTCCGCGCGGCAGCCGCCGCGGCGCAGCTCGCGGCCGATTTCGGGGTGCGGGTTGGACTTGAGCGCGTAGAACAGCTGGAAGCCTTCGGGCAGCAGGCCGAAGAGCTGGTCCCGCGACTCGGCGACGACGTCGAGGTCGTAGACGTAGGCGGGCGTGCCGTACTTCGCGGCGAGATCGGCGTACTTGCTCATGCGCGGGCTCCCTCGACCAGCTGCGCGAGTTCCTTGGTGGCGTTCTTGCCGTGCGCCGTCAGCGGGAACTCCTCGACGACGTGGCACAGCGACGGGACCTTCTGCGGCTCGAGGCGCTTGGCCAGCTCGCGCAGCACGGTCGTGGGCGGCAGGTCGGTCTCGACGCAGATGGCGAGGTCCCGCGTGTCGCTCGGCGGGATCGCCCCGGCCGCGCGGACGCCGGGGATGTCCATCGCCGCGGCTTCGATCTCCAAAGTGGACATCCGGATGCCCTTGCGCTTGAACATGTCGTCACGGCGGCC belongs to Amycolatopsis tolypomycina and includes:
- a CDS encoding cytochrome P450; the protein is MHEISVSEQYHVLQREEPMSRVQMPFGEPAWLATKYADVKLVTTDPRFSRELAQGLDQPRMRRQQMGDGIMGMDPPDHSRLRRLVAKAFTARRLEQMREGVKDLVNRLLDDMQAHGDSADLVEELARPLPVTVICDLLGVPQEDHKIFREWTQALVSDATAKGDVLDVYGDQLDDYVAGLVAQRREEPTDDLLGALVYARDAGDKLTENELISIAGAGLLTGGVETVSTALPSFIFTLLTQPELLAQLRAEPEIMPTAIEELLRYVPINTAAMFARYATEDIRFGDVVVRAGDPVLPALHAANRDPEVFADPDRIDLTRKPNPHVAFGHGPHHCIGAQLARLELQEALKAILARFPDLRFADGREGVKWEYGVIVRGPSLLRIAW
- a CDS encoding methylaspartate mutase — its product is MSFEEFVARRHAAGELVVQPRMGFADPAVMRAGLAATKNAAAATVGTVTLDSYTRVCDTASVAHALGNGIALNGYPIVNHPPEVTRGMLDGLEGPGFPVQVRHGSARPADIFRAMIAAGLHATEGGPVSYCLPYSRTPLDESVRNWARCCDLLLAAEHPGGRPHLETFGGCMMGQLCPPSELVALSVLEALFFYRKGLRSISVSYAQQTNMAQDQEAVAALRRLCAELLPEATWHVVIYAYMGLFPRTPGGARTLLGKAAELAVTTGSERLIVKTTAEAHRIPTVAENVAALEHAAAAADAVTEKAVVAADNQVYREAHALVDAVLNSHADLGRAIVIAFKRGLLDVPYCLHPDNAGQARSYLDPAGRLGWSELGSLPLHGVVERHHAGRITSSTLMSALSHVQHAFDTEALEQPMRAIGGGS
- a CDS encoding cobalamin B12-binding domain-containing protein translates to MTEELRAYGAGIVTEPPRRTVIVSSMASDSHTWNLVYLELLVGELGFDVVNLGACVPDELLESECLSRRPAMLVLSSVNGHGHQDGLRVIRRLRALPELRGLPVVIGGKLGVGGALTAEETAQLLLAGFDAVFDDQQGAGAFRRFAATLPAGVTQVEA
- a CDS encoding decarboxylase, giving the protein MSKYADLAAKYGTPAYVYDLDVVAESRDQLFGLLPEGFQLFYALKSNPHPEIGRELRRGGCRAEISSTGELVNALEAGFDPAGILYTGPGKTDTELEHALAAGVRLFSVESLTDLQHVGAAAEHQGVTASALLRVNTTASSGGTGIRMMGRPSQFGIDAETLPDLMPALKAVPGTRVVGAHFFTMSNAQDEDALLGEYEFVLTSAARLRDEVGLPLEVLDIGGGFSSPYAVPGPRTDYPKLRAGLETLLDLHLPEWRDGGIELACESGRYLSGSCGSLLAGVVNVKDSRGSRFVVLDAGINVVGGLSGIGRLLPAAVGVEETGDVVGSLVGPLCTPGDSLAKAAKLPELASGDVVTVPNVGAYGVTASLISFLGRPTPVEIVVRGGTALSVSRLDYQRVYEVAP